In a genomic window of Mycolicibacillus parakoreensis:
- a CDS encoding ABC transporter permease, whose amino-acid sequence MTGAAVLRAGGQWAVFTGQVLATLPVTVRHYRRQIVQAMNGLAWGRGSLLVDGGVISVLLILGLAMGASLAIESFSTLNMIGFGPLAGIVGGVANVRELAPLMTGIAFATQAGCRMTAEIGSMRIAEEIDATEAMGLRPIPFVVGSRLLGALACLIPGYFVVLIASFVIADTVITVFRAQPAGTYQHYFVQFLTPTDIGFSLLKAAVFCALVTVIHCYYGYFADGGPVGVGQASGRAVRASLVAIVVVNFTLTVSIWGLRPEFVFTG is encoded by the coding sequence GTGACCGGCGCCGCGGTGCTGCGCGCCGGCGGACAGTGGGCGGTGTTCACCGGGCAGGTCCTGGCCACGCTGCCGGTGACGGTGCGCCACTACCGCCGCCAGATCGTGCAGGCCATGAACGGGCTGGCCTGGGGGCGCGGCTCGCTGCTGGTCGACGGCGGGGTGATCAGCGTGCTGCTCATCCTGGGCCTGGCGATGGGCGCCTCCCTGGCCATCGAGTCGTTCTCGACGCTGAACATGATCGGGTTCGGCCCGCTGGCCGGGATCGTCGGCGGGGTCGCCAACGTGCGTGAGCTGGCGCCGCTGATGACCGGGATCGCGTTCGCCACCCAGGCCGGCTGCCGGATGACCGCCGAGATCGGGTCGATGCGCATCGCCGAGGAGATCGACGCCACCGAGGCGATGGGGTTGCGGCCGATCCCGTTCGTGGTGGGCAGCCGGCTCCTCGGGGCGCTGGCCTGCCTGATCCCGGGCTACTTCGTGGTGCTCATCGCCAGCTTCGTCATCGCCGACACCGTGATCACCGTCTTCCGCGCCCAGCCGGCCGGGACCTACCAGCATTACTTCGTGCAGTTCCTCACCCCCACCGACATCGGGTTCTCCCTGCTCAAAGCAGCCGTGTTCTGCGCGCTGGTGACCGTGATCCACTGCTACTACGGCTATTTCGCCGACGGCGGGCCGGTCGGGGTGGGCCAGGCGTCCGGGCGTGCGGTGCGGGCCAGCCTGGTGGCGATCGTGGTGGTGAACTTCACCCTGACCGTGTCGATCTGGGGCCTGCGCCCGGAATTCGTGTTCACGGGGTAG
- a CDS encoding PPE domain-containing protein, whose product MTAPVWMAIPPEVHSSLLSSGPGPGALLAAAGAWRALSADYTAGAAELTAVVGAARGTWDGQAAERYQGAHQPYLAWLTQAGTLAAGAAGQVETAAGAYSAALAAMPTMAELTGNRATLTALVATNFLGINTVPIAVTEADYVRMWVQAAMTMATYQGATGAALAATRPLTPAQPMLAPGVSAGGDAVALAATAAADTELPWGGRDPIADALAGSEHFQSMYLVLRDLILNPVGTIGQIITDFAANPAEALTTWMPLLYVFAYAAVFGVLGTPLYAVMLGPAASAAIPIALGLGGLAQMAETPAAVPADDVVPAPAAQPADQPLAVAAAPPPAAAAPVPAPAPAPVSAPAPAPGAPTPPPGGAEFAGYLVRSDGPRFGAGPTLRHRQSAQQPASGAAAAAAARAATRLGRTGARRRRSTRSRRGHGYEYATLEDTAPAAPATPAAETAETAAAGGGAGGGPLGFAGTVEQATTRPPAGLSATVDDEGASAPMVPATWSQPPAPGGDGPVAPPDR is encoded by the coding sequence GTGACCGCCCCGGTGTGGATGGCCATCCCGCCCGAGGTGCACTCCAGCCTGCTCAGCAGCGGGCCGGGCCCGGGGGCGCTGCTGGCCGCCGCGGGCGCCTGGCGGGCGCTGAGCGCGGACTACACCGCCGGCGCCGCGGAGCTGACCGCGGTGGTCGGCGCCGCGCGCGGCACCTGGGACGGGCAGGCCGCCGAGCGCTACCAGGGGGCCCACCAGCCGTATCTGGCGTGGCTGACCCAGGCCGGCACCCTGGCCGCCGGCGCGGCCGGGCAGGTCGAGACCGCCGCCGGGGCGTACTCGGCGGCGCTGGCCGCGATGCCGACCATGGCCGAACTGACCGGCAACCGGGCGACGCTGACCGCCCTGGTGGCCACCAACTTCCTCGGCATCAACACCGTGCCGATCGCGGTCACCGAGGCCGACTACGTGCGCATGTGGGTGCAGGCCGCCATGACCATGGCCACCTACCAGGGGGCGACCGGGGCCGCGCTGGCCGCGACGCGCCCCCTGACCCCGGCGCAGCCGATGCTCGCCCCGGGGGTCTCCGCCGGCGGCGACGCGGTCGCGCTGGCGGCCACCGCCGCCGCGGACACCGAGCTGCCGTGGGGCGGGCGCGACCCCATCGCCGACGCCCTGGCGGGCTCCGAGCACTTCCAGAGCATGTATCTGGTGCTGCGGGACCTGATCCTCAACCCGGTCGGCACGATCGGGCAGATCATCACCGATTTCGCCGCGAACCCGGCGGAGGCGCTGACCACCTGGATGCCGCTGCTGTACGTCTTCGCCTACGCGGCGGTCTTCGGGGTGCTCGGCACGCCGCTGTACGCGGTGATGCTGGGCCCGGCCGCCTCGGCGGCGATCCCGATCGCGCTGGGGCTCGGCGGGCTGGCCCAGATGGCCGAGACGCCGGCCGCGGTGCCCGCCGACGACGTCGTGCCCGCTCCGGCCGCGCAACCGGCCGACCAGCCGCTGGCCGTCGCCGCCGCCCCGCCGCCCGCCGCCGCGGCCCCGGTGCCGGCCCCGGCCCCGGCGCCGGTCTCCGCCCCCGCCCCCGCGCCCGGCGCGCCCACCCCGCCGCCGGGCGGCGCCGAGTTCGCCGGCTACCTGGTGCGCTCCGACGGCCCCCGGTTCGGGGCGGGCCCGACCCTGCGTCATCGGCAAAGCGCCCAGCAGCCCGCCTCCGGGGCGGCCGCGGCCGCCGCCGCCCGCGCCGCCACCCGCCTGGGGCGCACCGGGGCGCGCCGGCGCCGCAGCACCCGGTCCCGGCGCGGCCACGGCTACGAGTACGCCACGCTGGAGGACACCGCCCCGGCCGCCCCGGCCACCCCGGCCGCCGAGACCGCCGAGACGGCCGCGGCGGGCGGCGGCGCCGGCGGCGGTCCGCTCGGCTTCGCCGGCACCGTCGAGCAGGCGACGACCCGGCCGCCGGCGGGGCTCAGCGCCACCGTCGACGACGAGGGGGCGAGCGCCCCGATGGTGCCGGCCACCTGGTCGCAGCCCCCGGCGCCGGGCGGCGACGGCCCGGTCGCGCCGCCGGACCGGTGA
- a CDS encoding MlaD family protein, whose product MLLRTTADRETRILTRVGLALLIGAVALGAAVAAYRPLARDAAGHTALIVDTPYVGPGVKPGTPVIMFGARVGEVAALGARPGGGVRLRLHLQPDSTAGLTDRVELDFRPANYFGITGVNLVPGPPGGAPLHDGMRLSVLPRGNHTMQSLLDRLSEITDGVVTPQLVSVLDRAGGYVDGLAPLAETMLQVANTVAAVQTVAAGRLVRNLAGVTVAAPVFVDGATDLADRLAHTPLTDPATTEEFFADRFLATVDLASTGLFGTVGRLASSHVEDLLPLTEVIRTLTAPIPSIARAPDIAATLVELRTRFERMYEGSGDQRALRVRLVLDALPAIAAPLGLAAESP is encoded by the coding sequence ATGTTGTTGCGCACCACCGCCGACCGCGAGACCCGGATCCTCACCCGGGTCGGGTTGGCGCTGCTCATCGGTGCGGTCGCGCTCGGGGCCGCCGTGGCCGCCTACCGGCCCCTGGCCCGCGACGCCGCCGGGCACACGGCGCTGATCGTCGACACCCCCTACGTCGGGCCGGGGGTCAAGCCCGGCACCCCGGTGATCATGTTCGGCGCCCGGGTCGGCGAGGTCGCCGCGCTGGGCGCCCGACCCGGCGGCGGGGTGCGCCTGCGGCTGCACCTGCAGCCCGACTCCACCGCCGGGCTCACCGACCGGGTGGAGCTCGATTTCCGCCCCGCCAACTATTTCGGGATCACCGGGGTGAACCTCGTGCCCGGCCCGCCCGGGGGCGCGCCGCTGCACGACGGCATGCGCCTGTCGGTGCTGCCGCGCGGCAACCACACCATGCAGTCGCTGCTCGACCGGCTCTCCGAGATCACCGACGGGGTGGTGACCCCGCAGCTGGTCTCGGTGCTCGACCGCGCCGGGGGCTACGTCGACGGGCTCGCCCCGCTGGCCGAGACGATGCTGCAGGTCGCCAACACCGTCGCCGCGGTGCAGACCGTCGCCGCCGGCCGGCTGGTGCGCAACCTCGCCGGGGTGACGGTGGCCGCGCCGGTCTTCGTCGACGGGGCCACCGACCTCGCCGACCGGCTCGCCCACACCCCGCTCACCGACCCGGCCACGACCGAGGAGTTCTTCGCCGACCGGTTCCTGGCGACGGTCGATCTGGCCTCCACCGGCCTGTTCGGCACCGTCGGGCGGCTGGCCTCCTCCCACGTCGAGGACCTGCTGCCGCTCACCGAGGTGATACGCACCCTCACCGCCCCGATCCCGTCGATCGCGCGCGCCCCCGACATCGCCGCCACCCTGGTGGAGCTGCGCACCCGCTTCGAGCGGATGTATGAGGGCTCCGGCGATCAGCGCGCCCTGCGGGTGCGGCTGGTCCTCGACGCCCTGCCGGCGATCGCCGCGCCGCTGGGCCTGGCCGCGGAGTCGCCGTGA
- a CDS encoding ABC transporter permease, which yields MTVTVSRIAAPAVRIAAPAVRSAATVGRGVLLVAAVAGHTVRDTATLRLPAGELVVQAWTLLKVTAIPAVLMAIPIGALVSVQVGGLVNQVGATSMVGAASGFGVIRQGSPMAAGLLMGGAAAAAIASDLGARQVREELDALRAMAIDPVRRLVVPRVLGLLLIAPLLCFVIVGAAVSAAYLIATGVNGVTPGSFWMSFGSFAKVTDLWFAIGKATVFGGIVGVVSALRGMEARRGPRGVADAVNSAVVLNVIGIVIANVTITQLQTMFFPSEIA from the coding sequence ATGACGGTGACGGTGTCGCGCATCGCCGCGCCGGCGGTCCGCATCGCCGCGCCGGCGGTCCGCAGCGCCGCCACCGTCGGCCGCGGGGTGCTGCTGGTGGCCGCGGTGGCCGGCCACACCGTCCGCGACACCGCCACGCTGCGGTTGCCGGCCGGGGAGCTCGTGGTGCAGGCCTGGACGCTGCTGAAGGTGACCGCGATCCCGGCGGTGCTGATGGCCATCCCGATCGGGGCGCTGGTCTCGGTGCAGGTCGGCGGACTGGTCAACCAGGTCGGCGCGACGTCGATGGTCGGCGCCGCCAGCGGCTTCGGGGTGATCCGGCAGGGCTCCCCGATGGCGGCCGGGCTGCTGATGGGCGGGGCCGCCGCCGCGGCGATCGCCTCCGACCTGGGCGCGCGGCAGGTCCGCGAGGAACTCGACGCGCTGCGCGCCATGGCCATCGACCCGGTGCGCCGGCTGGTGGTGCCCCGGGTGCTGGGGTTGCTGCTGATCGCGCCGCTGCTGTGCTTCGTGATCGTCGGTGCGGCGGTCAGCGCCGCCTACCTGATCGCCACCGGCGTCAACGGCGTCACCCCGGGCAGCTTCTGGATGTCGTTCGGATCGTTCGCCAAGGTCACCGACCTGTGGTTCGCGATCGGCAAGGCCACCGTGTTCGGCGGCATCGTCGGGGTGGTCTCCGCGCTGCGCGGCATGGAGGCCCGCCGCGGCCCGCGCGGGGTGGCCGACGCGGTGAACTCCGCGGTGGTGCTCAACGTGATCGGCATCGTGATCGCCAACGTCACGATCACCCAGCTGCAGACCATGTTCTTCCCGTCGGAGATCGCGTGA
- a CDS encoding MlaD family protein: MITPRGALWRLVASALVAGVVAVLIVNVLRQPVDAPTDAYTADFTDASGLTLDADVRVRGVRVGKVTAIRLVRQAGRSLAEVGFTLEDRFGIDPHTRVAIKFQALTGLRYLAVLDPADPGDTAAMAAGAHLPTAMTRPSLDITTLFNGLQPVLATLTPEQLNTFTDHVATVLAGDGSGLAPMLDSIRTLTSFVADRQTVITTLLANLGALSESVGGRSREFIELLRWANRPVDAAMGVLDEFRKSALYGPQFTQTLVRLLHHLGIEPGASIDDGLDKAITNFNDTLDGFKMIPVVWENIEPPGSDGEPVACSRGRAQLPETLDVLLGGQRVVLCNR; encoded by the coding sequence GTGATCACCCCCCGCGGCGCCCTGTGGCGGCTGGTGGCCAGCGCACTGGTCGCCGGGGTGGTGGCGGTGCTCATCGTCAACGTGCTGCGCCAGCCGGTCGACGCGCCCACCGACGCCTACACCGCCGACTTCACCGACGCCTCGGGGCTGACCCTCGACGCCGACGTGCGGGTGCGCGGGGTGCGGGTCGGCAAGGTCACCGCGATCCGGCTGGTACGCCAGGCCGGGCGCAGCCTCGCCGAGGTCGGTTTCACCCTCGAGGACCGGTTCGGGATCGACCCGCACACCCGGGTGGCGATCAAATTCCAGGCCCTCACCGGGCTGCGCTACCTGGCGGTGCTCGACCCGGCCGACCCCGGCGACACCGCGGCGATGGCGGCCGGGGCCCACCTGCCCACCGCCATGACCCGGCCGTCGCTGGACATCACCACCTTGTTCAACGGCCTGCAGCCGGTGCTGGCGACGCTCACCCCCGAGCAGCTCAACACCTTCACCGACCATGTGGCGACCGTGCTGGCCGGCGACGGCAGCGGGCTGGCGCCGATGCTCGACAGCATCCGCACCCTCACCTCCTTCGTCGCCGACCGCCAGACGGTGATCACCACGCTGCTGGCCAACCTGGGGGCGCTCTCGGAGTCCGTCGGCGGGCGGTCGCGGGAGTTCATCGAGCTGCTGCGGTGGGCGAACCGTCCGGTCGACGCCGCGATGGGGGTGCTCGACGAGTTCCGCAAATCGGCGCTCTACGGCCCGCAGTTCACCCAGACGCTGGTGCGGCTGCTGCACCACCTCGGCATCGAGCCCGGCGCCAGCATCGACGACGGCCTGGACAAGGCGATCACCAACTTCAACGACACCCTCGACGGGTTCAAGATGATCCCGGTGGTGTGGGAGAACATCGAACCGCCCGGCTCCGACGGCGAGCCGGTGGCCTGTTCGCGCGGGCGGGCCCAGCTGCCCGAGACCCTCGACGTGCTGCTGGGCGGTCAGCGGGTGGTGCTGTGCAACCGATGA